In one Myripristis murdjan chromosome 5, fMyrMur1.1, whole genome shotgun sequence genomic region, the following are encoded:
- the uqcrc1 gene encoding cytochrome b-c1 complex subunit 1, mitochondrial — protein sequence MAASVCRVGSTVGRTLAKTRSPILLSLRRGQASVSYAQSLLGAPETRLTALDNGLRVASEETGHGTCTVGLWISAGSRYESEKNNGAGFFLEHMAFKGTKKHPQTALEQQVESMGAHLSAYTSREHTAYYMKTLSKDLPKAVELLSEVVQSSSLSEADIEQQRGVVLRELEEVEGNLQDVCLDLLHATAFQGTPLGHSVLGPSSNARSLTRQDLMDYINSHYKAPRIVLAAAGGVNHEELVGLAKTHFSGVSFEYEGDAVPVLSPCRFTGSEIRMRDDGLPLAHIAIAVEGASAASPDIVPLMVANSIIGSYDITYGGGKHLSSRLARLAVEENLCHSFQAFHSSYSDTGLLGIYFVTDKHHIDDMMHWSQNAWMNLCTTVTESDVARGKNALKASLVGQLNGTTPICDDIGRHILNYGRRIPLAEWDARIDAVTPRMVRDVCSKYIYDKCPAVAGVGPVEQLPDYNRMRSAMYWLRF from the exons ATGGCGGCGTCCGTGTGCCGAGTCGGGAGTACCGTGGGTCGAACCCTCGCCAAAACCCGCAGC CCCATCTTGCTGTCTCTGAGGCGTGGACAGGCCTCGGTCAGCTATGCTCAGAGCCTGTTGGGAGCCCCTGAGACCCGCCTTACTGCTCTGGACAATGGCTTGAGGGTTGCCTCCGAGGAGACTGGACATGGCACATGCACT GTTGGGCTCTGGATCAGTGCTGGTAGTCGCTATGAGAGCGAGAAAAATAATGGAGCAGGCTTCTTCTTGGAGCATATGGCTTTCAAG GGCACCAAAAAACACCCCCAGACAGCCCTGGAGCAGCAGGTGGAGTCCATGGGTGCTCACCTGAGTGCCTATACCTCCAGAGAGCACACTGCTTACTACATGAAGACCCTGTCCAAAGATCTACCTAAAG ctgtggagctgctgtcgGAGGTGGTGCAAAGCAGCTCTCTGAGTGAGGCCGACATTGAGCAGCAAAGGGGTGTGGTACTGCGTGAGCTGGAGGAAGTCGAGGGCAACCTGCAGGATGTTTGTCTGGACCTTCTGCATGCCACAGCCTTCCAGGGCACCCCGCTGGGACACAGCGTCCTTGGACCATCCAGCAATGCCAG GAGTCTCACTCGTCAGGATCTGATGGATTACATCAACAGCCACTACAAGGCTCCTCGCATtgtgctggctgctgctggag GTGTGAACCACGAGGAGCTGGTTGGATTGGCCAAGACTCACTTCAGCGGAGTTTCTTTTGAGTATGAGGGTGATGCCGTCCCTGTGTTGTCCCCCTGCCGTTTCACAGGCAGTGAG ATCCGTATGCGTGATGACGGTCTGCCTCTGGCGCACATTGCCATTGCTGTGGAGGGCGCCAGTGCTGCCAGTCCAGACATTGTGCCTCTCATGGTGGCCAACTCTATCATCGGCAGCTATGATATCACCTATGGCGGTGGAAAG CATTTGAGCAGTCGTCTGGCCCGCCTGGCGGTGGAGGAGAACCTGTGCCACAGCTTCCAGGCCTTCCACTCCTCCTACAGCGACACCGGCCTGCTGGGCATTTACTTTGTGACCGACAAGCACCATATCGACGACATGATGCACTGGTCCCAGAACGCCTG GATGAACCTGTGCACCACAGTGACAGAGAGTGATGTAGCCAGAGGCAAGAACGCTCTCAAGGCCAGCCTGGTGGGACAGCTTAATG GAACAACGCCAATTTGTGACGACATCGGCAGACACATCCTGAACTACGGCCGTCGTATTCCTCTAGCAGAGTGGGATGCACGGATCGAT gcTGTCACCCCCAGGATGGTACGTGACGTCTGCTCCAAATACATCTACGATAAGTGTCCCGCTGTGGCCGGTGTCG gccCCGTCGAGCAGCTACCCGACTACAACAGAATGCGCAGTGCCATGTACTGGCTGAGGTTCTAG
- the LOC115359373 gene encoding urocortin-3-like: MKGMHVCLCLALLLPWCVQSQRSSPASAKLSEDTERDMLAVDILGRGGVLNSLLWPEYRSVLRQARAPRPASQVPKRAQQGSRFALSLDVPTSILSVLIDLAKNQDMRTKAAANAELMARIGKRK; encoded by the coding sequence ATGAaaggcatgcatgtgtgtttatgcctggctctgctgctgccttgGTGTGTCCAGAGCCAGAGGAGCAGCCCTGCCAGTGCCAAACTGAgtgaagacacagagagggacatGCTGGCAGTCGACATCCTAGGCCGTGGTGGTGTGTTGAACTCATTGCTTTGGCCAGAGTATCGCTCTGTACTCCGACAAGCACGAGCCCCACGCCCAGCGTCCCAGGTCCCAAAGAGAGCCCAGCAGGGGTCACGATTTGCCCTGTCCCTCGACGTTCCCACCAGCATCCTCAGCGTTCTCATAGACCTGGCCAAGAACCAGGACATGAGAACCAAGGCAGCAGCCAATGCAGAACTGATGGCACGCATCGGCAAGAGGAAATGA